Proteins encoded by one window of Musa acuminata AAA Group cultivar baxijiao chromosome BXJ2-9, Cavendish_Baxijiao_AAA, whole genome shotgun sequence:
- the LOC135622851 gene encoding L-type lectin-domain containing receptor kinase SIT2-like translates to MKKLCNLSAVFLRTLVCLLLFHLKLPASSSGNDSFTFNGFGCLNLTFDGVANVTSDGLLMLTNMSTHTKGHAFYPTPLRFRNLTNGTIFSFSTTFVFGFISAYTNRSGSGMAFFVSPTEDFSAAFGSQYLGLFNQSSVGNSNNHVLAIEIDTIYNPEFLDIDDNHVGIDINSLISNASHAAGYYSNDTGLFRYLSLRSEQAMQVWIDYDGHEMQLNVTMAPIRMAKPHKPLLSATIDLSSVLLSDPMYVGFSSSTGSFKTSHCVLGWSFRMNGVAEPLDYSLLPSLPLAKLNGKSKVLDVVLPLASAGLAVIIAGIIVFMVRWGIKYAEVLEDWELEYGPHRFSYRDLFIATKGFKDKELLGIGGFGKVYKGVLQTSKSEIAVKRVSHESRQGMREFVAEIVSLGRLRHRNLVQLLGYCRRKVELLLVYDYMPNGSLDNFLYDKEKPTLDWATRFGIVKGVASGLLYLHEDWEQVVVHRDIKASNVLLDHEMNGRLGDFGLARLYDHGTDPHTTHIVGTMGYLAPELVRTGKATTITDVFAFGVFLLEVACGRRPVDSVASGEEQILLDWVVENWRKGSILATRDPRLGDEYVVEEVELVLKLGLLCSHPLPAGRPSMRRVVEFLEGEAALPELSPTYLSFNVLAMLHNEGFDDDIMSYLVCLLLLLLHRRLSLAASSSGRDDGDDFIFNGFGGANLTLDGVASITSNGLLMITDETLDTKGHAFHASPLRFRDLSNGTVVSFSTTFAFGFISDYTDLSGNGMAFVISHTKDFSKALGSQFLGLFNQSSNAYNSSNHVFAIELDTILSPQFQDIDDNHVGIDVNSLISNKSHTAGYYDDYTGSFERLSLGSGQAMQVWIDYHAPDMLLNVTLSPIPMAKPHRPLLSAVINLSSVLLDLMYVGFSSSTGSFLTSHYVLGWSFKMNGVAQALDPSLLPSLPRAKSNHKFKVLRIGLPLASATLVLTIVGIAVFILRRRTKYSELLEDWELEYGPHRFSYKDLFKASQGFRDTELLGRGGFGRVYKGVLPSSRSEVAIKRVSHGSRQGMREFIAEIVSLGRLRHRNLVQLLGYCRRQGELLLVYDYMPNGSLEKFLHDQAKPTLDWATRFRIIKGVASGLLYLHEDWEQVVIHRDIKASNVLLDNELNGRLGDFGLARLYDHGTDPQTTHVVGTMGYLAPELARTGKATTITDVFAFGTFLLEVACGRRPVDPTAHEEQLILLDWVVEKWRKGSILETRDPRLGEEYAVEEVELVLKLGLLCSHPLPTARPSMRQVVRYLEGHAPLPELSPAYHNFSLLALLHKEGFDDHIMSCPSSSVATASVLSGGR, encoded by the exons ATGAAGAAGCTCTGTAACTTGTCGGCGGTGTTTCTTAGGACTTTGGtctgcctcctcctcttccacctAAAGCTTCCAGCCTCTAGCAGTGGAAATGATAGCTTCACCTTCAACGGATTCGGATGCCTCAATCTTACCTTCGATGGGGTGGCCAACGTCACCTCCGATGGTCTGCTGATGCTCACCAACATGTCAACGCACACGAAGGGCCACGCCTTCTACCCAACCCCGCTTCGTTTCCGGAACCTGACGAACGGTAcaatcttctccttctccaccacttttGTCTTCGGCTTCATCTCAGCATACACCAACCGTAGCGGGAGCGGGATGGCTTTCTTCGTTTCTCCCACCGAGGACTTCTCTGCAGCCTTTGGTAGTCAGTACTTGGGCCTCTTCAACCAAAGCAGCGTCGGTAACTCGAACAATCATGTCCTCGCGATTGAGATCGACACGATCTATAACCCCGAGTTTCTGGATATTGATGACAACCATGTCGGGATCGATATCAACAGCCTGATATCCAACGCATCCCACGCTGCTGGTTATTACTCTAACGACACTGGATTGTTCAGATATCTAAGCCTTAGAAGTGAACAAGCTATGCAAGTTTGGATAGACTATGACGGACATGAGATGCAGCTAAACGTGACCATGGCTCCAATCCGAATGGCCAAGCCGCATAAACCTCTGTTGTCTGCCACCATTGATCTCTCAAGCGTATTGTTGTCAGATCCCATGTATGTTGGATTCTCCTCCTCCACTGGTTCTTTCAAAACATCTCATTGTGTTCTTGGTTGGAGCTTTAGGATGAATGGGGTAGCTGAACCTCTCGACTACTCCTTGCTGCCATCGCTTCCTCTGGCAAAGTTAAATGGCAAGTCAAAGGTTTTGGACGTCGTGCTGCCCTTGGCGTCGGCGGGACTTGCTGTGATCATCGCAGGGATCATCGTGTTTATGGTGAGGTGGGGGATCAAGTATGCAGAAGTGCTCGAGGATTGGGAGCTTGAGTATGGGCCTCATCGGTTCTCCTACAGAGATCTGTTCATCGCTACCAAGGGTTTTAAAGATAAGGAGCTGCTCGGAATAGGCGGATTCGGAAAGGTCTACAAGGGGGTGCTACAGACTTCTAAATCAGAGATTGCGGTGAAGAGAGTGTCTCATGAATCAAGACAGGGCATGAGGGAGTTCGTAGCAGAGATCGTCAGCCTCGGTCGCCTCCGCCACCGCAACCTTGTTCAGTTGTTGGGCTATTGCCGGCGCAAAGTGGAGCTGCTGTTGGTGTATGATTACATGCCCAATGGGAGCCTCGATAATTTCTTGTATGACAAAGAGAAGCCTACTCTGGATTGGGCAACGCGGTTTGGTATCGTCAAAGGCGTGGCATCAGGCCTTCTGTATTTACATGAGGACTGGGAGCAAGTCGTAGTTCACAGAGATATCAAGGCGAGCAATGTGCTGCTCGACCATGAAATGAACGGAAGATTGGGTGACTTTGGCCTGGCAAGGTTATATGATCATGGAACCGATCCACACACCACCCACATCGTCGGAACCATGGGTTATCTTGCTCCCGAGCTTGTTCGAACAGGCAAGGCGACCACCATCACCGACGTCTTTGCGTTCGGGGTCTTCCTCTTGGAGGTTGCTTGCGGGAGGCGACCGGTGGACTCGGTCGCGTCCGGGGAGGAGCAGATTTTGTTGGATTGGGTGGTGGAGAATTGGCGGAAGGGATCGATTCTTGCGACGAGAGATCCGAGGCTGGGAGATGAGTACGTGGTGGAGGAGGTGGAGTTGGTTTTGAAGCTTGGGTTGCTGTGCTCGCATCCGCTGCCGGCAGGCAGGCCGAGCATGCGGCGAGTGGTGGAGTTCTTGGAGGGCGAAGCAGCACTTCCGGAACTGTCGCCGACGTACCTAAGCTTCAACGTTCTTGCGATGCTTCACAATGAAGGCTTCGATGATGACATCATGTCGTA TTTGGTCTgcctactcctcctcctcctccatcggaGATTGAGTCTTGCAGCCTCTTCCAGTGGAcgtgatgatggtgatgatttcATCTTCAATGGATTTGGAGGAGCTAATCTTACTCTCGACGGGGTCGCATCGATCACTTCCAATGGTCTTCTGATGATCACCGACGAGACATTGGACACGAAGGGCCACGCCTTCCACGCATCCCCACTTCGCTTCAGAGACCTGTCTAATGGTACAGTCgtctccttctccaccacttttGCTTTCGGATTCATCTCAGACTACACAGATCTCAGTGGCAATGGCATGGCCTTCGTGATTTCACACACCAAGGATTTCTCCAAAGCCTTAGGAAGTCAGTTCTTAGGCCTCTTCAACCAGAGCAGCAATGCTTATAACTCGAGCAATCATGTCTTTGCGATTGAGCTTGACACAATCCTTAGTCCTCAATTCCAAGACATCGATGACAATCATGTCGGGATCGATGTCAACAGCTTGATATCTAACAAGTCCCACACCGCTGGTTACTATGATGACTACACTGGTTCGTTCGAAAGATTAAGCCTTGGAAGTGGCCAAGCCATGCAAGTTTGGATAGACTACCATGCTCCAGATATGCTACTTAATGTTACCTTATCTCCAATCCCGATGGCTAAACCCCATAGACCTCTCTTATCTGCGGTCATCAATCTTTCAAGCGTGTTATTGGATCTCATGTATGTTGGATTCTCCTCCTCCACTGGTTCTTTCCTAACATCTCACTACGTCCTTGGTTGGAGCTTTAAAATGAATGGCGTAGCCCAAGCGCTCGACCCTTCCCTGCTGCCTTCTCTTCCTCGTGCGAAATCAAATCACAAGTTTAAGGTTTTGCGCATCGGGCTGCCATTGGCGTCAGCTACGCTTGTTTTAACCATCGTAGGGATTGCCGTGTTCATCCTGAGACGGAGGACCAAGTATTCAGAGCTCCTGGAAGACTGGGAGCTTGAGTACGGGCCTCATCGGTTCTCCTACAAGGATTTGTTCAAGGCTTCCCAGGGTTTTAGGGACACAGAGCTTCTCGGAAGGGGCGGGTTCGGGAGAGTGTACAAGGGTGTGCTACCGTCTTCTAGATCGGAGGTTGCAATTAAAAGAGTGTCCCATGGATCAAGACAGGGTATGAGAGAGTTCATTGCAGAGATCGTCAGCCTCGGTCGCCTCCGCCACCGAAACCTCGTCCAATTGCTGGGCTACTGCCGACGCCAAGGAGAGCTTCTGTTGGTGTATGATTATATGCCCAATGGCAGCCTCGAAAAGTTCCTACATGATCAAGCTAAGCCTACTCTGGATTGGGCGACCCGATTTCGGATCATCAAAGGCGTGGCTTCAGGTCTATTATATCTTCACGAAGACTGGGAGCAAGTCGTCATCCACAGAGACATTAAGGCGAGTAATGTGTTGCTCGATAATGAATTGAATGGAAGGTTGGGCGACTTTGGCCTAGCAAGGTTGTACGATCATGGAACGGATCCACAGACCACTCATGTCGTGGGAACCATGGGTTATCTTGCTCCCGAGCTCGCTCGAACCGGCAAGGCGACCACCATCACCGACGTGTTTGCGTTCGGGACATTCCTTCTGGAGGTTGCTTGCGGCAGGAGGCCGGTGGACCCGACGGCGCACGAGGAGCAGCTGATTCTACTGGATTGGGTGGTGGAGAAATGGCGGAAGGGATCGATACTGGAGACGAGGGATCCAAGGCTGGGGGAAGAGTACGCGGTGGAGGAGGTGGAGCTGGTTCTGAAGCTTGGACTGCTGTGCTCGCATCCTCTGCCCACAGCGCGGCCCAGCATGCGCCAAGTCGTGCGGTACTTGGAAGGCCATGCGCCACTCCCGGAGCTGTCGCCCGCGTACCACAACTTCAGCCTTCTCGCGCTGCTTCACAAGGAAGGTTTCGATGACCATATCATGTCGTGTCCTTCCTCCTCGGTGGCTACTGCATCTGTGCTTTCTGGAGGTCGATGA
- the LOC135622849 gene encoding L-type lectin-domain containing receptor kinase SIT2-like — protein MLTNNTKEKMGHAFYPSPLRFRDLPNATVFSFSTTFVTAFISEYADFSSHGVAFVVSPTKDFSRALGSQYLGLFNRSNDGNSSNHVLAIELDTINNPEFQDIDDNHVGIDINSLTSMDSHTSGYYADDTGLFKSLRFSSGQAMQVWIDYDGQEMLLNVSLSPIPMAKPHKPLLSTAIDLSSLLSESMYVGFASSTGPALTSHYVLGWSFTLNGAVARALDYSLLPSLPRTKSNVRSKVLHIGLPLASITIVSVIVVIVVFIVRWKIKYAELLEDWELEYGPYRFSYKDLFGATKGFMDEELLGRGGFGRVYKGVLPYSGSEVAVKRVSHESKQGITEFIAEVVSIGRIRHRNLVQLLGYCRRKEELLLVYDYMPNGSLDKFLYDQEKPPLDWATRFRVIKGVASGVLYLHDDWEQVIVHRDIKASNVLLDSELNGRLGDFGLARLYDHGTDPKTTRVFGTIGYLAPELARTGKATTVTDVFAFGVFLLEVACGRRPVERMAAEEQLVLLDWVLDNWRKATILATMDPRLGDDYAVEEVELVLKLGLLCSHPLPTARPSMRQVVRYLEGHAPLAELSPTYLSFSAFVQVHNEGADDHITSYTSSVASASVISGGR, from the coding sequence ATGCTCACCAACAACACCAAGGAGAAGATGGGTCATGCCTTCTACCCATCCCCACTGCGCTTCCGAGATCTACCTAATGCTACagtcttctccttctccaccacttttGTCACTGCCTTCATCTCAGAGTACGCCGATTTTAGCAGCCATGGAGTCGCCTTCGTAGTTTCTCCCACCAAGGACTTCTCCAGAGCCTTAGGGAGCCAATACCTGGGCCTCTTCAATCGAAGCAATGATGGCAATTCAAGCAATCATGTATTGGCGATTGAGCTCGATACAATCAACAACCCCGAATTCCAAGATATCGATGACAACCATGTCGGCATCGATATCAACAGCTTGACATCCATGGACTCCCACACCTCTGGTTATTATGCTGATGACACCGGCCTATTCAAAAGCTTGAGGTTTAGCAGTGGCCAAGCCATGCAAGTTTGGATAGATTACGACGGTCAAGAGATGCTCCTGAACGTTTCCTTGTCTCCGATCCCGATGGCCAAACCCCATAAACCCCTCTTATCCACTGCCATCGACCTCTCGAGCTTGTTATCGGAATCCATGTATGTCGGATTCGCCTCATCCACAGGTCCTGCCTTGACATCTCATTACGTTCTTGGTTGGAGCTTTACGTTGAATGGAGCAGTAGCTCGAGCTCTCGACTACTCCTTGCTGCCTTCGCTTCCTCGTACGAAATCAAATGTTAGATCAAAAGTATTGCACATCGGGCTGCCTTTAGCGTCCATCACAATTGTTTCTGTGATTGTAGTAATTGTCGTTTTCATCGTGAGATGGAAGATCAAGTATGCAGAGCTCCTGGAAGACTGGGAGCTCGAGTACGGACCTTATCGGTTCTCGTACAAAGATTTGTTCGGAGCCACGAAAGGTTTCATGGACGAGGAGCTGCTCGGAAGGGGTGGGTTCGGAAGGGTCTACAAGGGGGTGCTTCCGTATTCTGGATCAGAGGTCGCGGTGAAAAGAGTGTCTCACGAATCAAAACAGGGTATAACAGAGTTCATAGCAGAAGTCGTCAGCATCGGTCGTATCCGCCACCGGAATCTTGTTCAGCTGCTCGGCTATTGCCGACGCAAGGAGGAGCTGCTGCTGGTGTACGATTACATGCCCAATGGCAGTCTCGATAAGTTTCTGTACGACCAAGAGAAGCCTCCTCTGGATTGGGCGACACGGTTTCGGGTCATCAAAGGCGTGGCATCAGGCGTTCTGTATCTACATGACGACTGGGAGCAGGTTATAGTCCACAGAGACATCAAGGCGAGCAATGTATTGCTCGACAGCGAATTGAATGGAAGACTGGGTGACTTCGGCCTAGCAAGGTTATACGACCATGGAACCGATCCAAAGACCACCCGCGTGTTCGGAACCATCGGTTATCTTGCTCCCGAGCTCGCTCGAACCGGCAAGGCGACCACTGTCACCGACGTGTTTGCGTTCGGCgtcttcctcctcgaggttgcttgCGGGAGGAGGCCGGTGGAGCGGATGGCGGCGGAGGAGCAGTTGGTTCTATTGGATTGGGTGTTGGATAACTGGAGGAAGGCGACGATACTGGCAACGATGGATCCAAGGCTGGGGGATGACTACGCGGTGGAGGAGGTGGAGCTGGTGTTGAAGCTTGGATTACTGTGCTCGCATCCACTTCCCACAGCAAGGCCGAGCATGCGCCAAGTCGTGCGCTACCTGGAGGGCCATGCACCGCTCGCCGAACTCTCGCCCACGTACCTCAGCTTCAGCGCTTTTGTGCAGGTTCACAACGAAGGTGCCGATGACCATATCACGTCGTATACTTCGTCGGTGGCTTCTGCATCGGTTATCTCCGGAGGTCGATGA
- the LOC135622848 gene encoding L-type lectin-domain containing receptor kinase SIT2-like, translating to MFFKALVCLLLFLLLHRRSSLAASSNGSDDGDDFIFNGFGGANLTLDGVASITSAGLLMVTDASMETKGHAFHPSPLRFRDVSNGTVISFSTTFAFGFISDYPGLSGHGMAFVISHTKDFSKALGSQFLGLFNQSSKANSSSNHVLAIELDTILSPDFQDIDDNHVGIDINTLISNKSHTAGYYDDHTGSFERLSLKSGQAMQVWIDYHARDMLLNVTLAPIPMAKPHRPLLSAVIDLKSVLLDLMYVGFSSSTGPWLTSHYVLGWSFKMNGVAQALDLSLLPSLPRAKSNHKLKVLRIGLPLASATLVLIIVGIVVFILRRRTKYSELLEDWELEYGPHRFSYKDLFKAAKGFRDTELLGRGGFGRVYKGVLPSSRSEVAIKRVSHGSRQGMREFIAEIVSLGRLRHRNLVQLLGYCRRQGELLLVYDYMPNGSLEKFLHDQAKPALDWATRFRIIKGVASGLLYLHEDWEQVVIHRDIKASNVLLDNELNGRLGDFGLARLYDHGTDPQTTHVVGTMGYLAPELARTGKATAVTDVFAFGAFLLEVACGRRPVDPTAHEEQLVLQDWVVDIWRKGSILETRDPRLGEEYAVEEVELVLKLGLLCSHPLPTARPSMRQVVRYLEGHAPLPELSPANLSFSLLALLRKEGFDDHIMSCPSSSVATASMLSGGR from the coding sequence ATGTTCTTCAAGGCTTTGGTctgccttctcctcttcctcctcctccacaggAGATCGAGTCTTGCAGCCTCTTCCAATGGaagtgatgatggtgatgatttcATCTTCAATGGATTCGGAGGAGCTAATCTTACTCTCGACGGGGTCGCATCGATCACTTCCGCTGGTCTTCTGATGGTCACCGACGCGTCAATGGAGACGAAAGGCCACGCCTTCCACCCATCCCCACTTCGCTTCAGAGACGTGTCTAATGGTACAGTcatctccttctccaccacttttGCTTTCGGATTCATCTCAGACTACCCAGGTCTTAGTGGCCATGGCATGGCCTTCGTGATTTCACACACCAAGGACTTCTCCAAAGCCTTAGGAAGTCAGTTCTTAGGCCTTTTCAACCAGAGCAGCAAGGCTAATAGTTCAAGCAATCATGTCCTTGCGATTGAGCTTGACACAATCCTTAGTCCTGATTTCCAAGACATCGATGACAATCATGTCGGGATCGATATCAACACCTTGATATCCAACAAGTCCCACACCGCTGGTTACTATGATGACCACACTGGTTCGTTCGAAAGATTAAGCCTTAAAAGTGGCCAAGCCATGCAAGTTTGGATAGACTACCATGCTCGAGATATGCTACTTAATGTTACCTTAGCTCCAATCCCGATGGCCAAACCCCATAGGCCTCTCTTATCTGCGGTCATCGATCTTAAAAGCGTGTTATTGGATCTCATGTATGTTGGATTCTCCTCCTCCACTGGTCCTTGGCTAACATCTCATTACGTCCTTGGTTGGAGCTTTAAGATGAATGGCGTAGCCCAAGCTCTCGACCTCTCCCTGCTGCCTTCTCTTCCTCGTGCGAAATCAAATCACAAGTTAAAGGTTTTGCGCATCGGGCTACCCTTGGCCTCAGCTACACTTGTTTTAATCATCGTGGGGATCGTCGTGTTCATCCTGAGACGGAGGACCAAGTATTCAGAGCTCCTGGAAGACTGGGAGCTCGAGTACGGACCTCATCGGTTCTCCTACAAGGATTTGTTCAAGGCTGCCAAGGGTTTCAGGGACACGGAGCTTCTCGGAAGAGGCGGGTTCGGGAGAGTGTACAAGGGTGTGCTACCGTCTTCTAGATCGGAGGTTGCAATTAAAAGAGTGTCCCATGGATCAAGACAGGGTATGAGAGAGTTCATTGCGGAGATCGTCAGCCTCGGTCGCCTCCGCCACCGAAACCTCGTCCAATTGCTCGGCTACTGCCGACGCCAGGGAGAGCTTCTGTTGGTGTATGATTATATGCCCAATGGCAGCCTCGAAAAGTTCCTACATGATCAAGCTAAGCCTGCTCTGGATTGGGCGACCCGGTTTCGGATCATCAAAGGCGTGGCTTCAGGTCTATTATATCTACACGAAGACTGGGAGCAGGTCGTCATCCACAGAGACATTAAGGCGAGTAATGTGTTGCTTGATAATGAATTGAATGGAAGGTTGGGTGACTTTGGCCTAGCAAGGTTGTACGATCATGGAACGGATCCACAGACCACTCATGTCGTGGGAACCATGGGTTATCTTGCTCCCGAGCTTGCTCGAACCGGCAAGGCGACTGCCGTCACCGACGTGTTTGCGTTCGGGGCATTCCTTCTGGAGGTTGCTTGCGGCAGGAGGCCGGTGGACCCGACGGCGCACGAGGAGCAGCTGGTTCTACAGGATTGGGTGGTGGATATATGGCGGAAGGGATCGATACTGGAGACGAGGGATCCGAGGCTGGGAGAAGAGTACGCGGTGGAGGAGGTGGAGCTTGTTCTGAAGCTTGGACTGCTGTGCTCGCATCCGCTGCCCACAGCGCGGCCCAGCATGCGCCAAGTCGTGCGGTACTTGGAAGGCCATGCGCCACTCCCGGAGCTGTCGCCCGCGAACCTGAGCTTCAGCCTTCTCGCGCTGCTTCGCAAGGAAGGTTTCGATGACCATATCATGTCGTGTCCTTCCTCCTCGGTGGCTACTGCATCTATGCTTTCTGGAGGTCGATGA